DNA from Planctomycetota bacterium:
TCGGCACCGACGAGCAGACCGGCATCTACCGCTTCTCCACCTCGTGCCCGGCCGCGTGCGATCCGGACTTCAACCAGGACGGGAACGTCGATCAGGACGACATCGCGTGCCTGGCGCAGGTGGTCGCGGGCGATCCGGCGTGCTCGCCCGTCGATCCTGATTTCAATCGCGACGGGAACGTCGATCAGGACGACATCGCCGCTTTGGAGCAGGTCGTCGCCGGCGCCGAGTGCCCGTAGCCGCCCGGTCGGTCACGCGTCGGCGATCGCACCCCGCACGGCGGCGGCGTCGAGCCCCTCGACGCGCAGCGTCTTGAGGGGCGAGGCGTGCCCCGAGACAACGCCCACACGCCGGGAGGCGATGTCCAGCGCGGACGCGAGCAGCGCGCAGATGGCGGCGTTCGCACGCCCGTCCTCGGGCGGGGCCGCGACGCGGATCTTCAGACGATCGCCCAGCGGGCCGACAATCTCATCACGCCGCGCCCCGGGCACGGCCTTCACGCGCACCAGGCACGCGGGCGCGCCGACCGAATCACCCGGCGGCGGGGAGTGCGAACCGCGGCGCCCCTTTGCCGAGGGGGCCTGCGGCGCGGCGGGGGTTGCGGGTTCATCCGTGACGAACACGGGTGAATCGCAGGCGCGCGCGGGGCCGCCGTCAAGCCGCGGGCCTTCGCGGACGATGGAACCCGCGAGGTTCCAGCGGCGAATCCGCTTGCGGTGCGCGGCGGGTCGGGTACCGTGGGGGCGGCGGGGCGTGCGGGTGCGAACGCGGGAGGCGGCACGGGTGACGACGCGACGACTGATGATGGCGGCCGGCGTGGCGGGCGCGGTGCTTGGCGCCGCGAGCGCGCGGGCGCAGCTCCGGGCCGACGAGGTGCTGCTGGTGTACGACTCGCGACTGCCCGACAGCCTGGGCGTCGCGGAGGTGTACGCGGGCTCGGCGCGCGTGCCGGGGGGCGCCGGGGGCGTGGTGGGCGCGCGTCCGGGGGTGCGCGTGGTCGATCTCGCGGCGCTGGGCGCGCCGCAGTCGAACGATGCGACGATCACGTACGCGCAGTTCGAGGCCTGGCTGCGCGAGCCGATCCGCACGTACCTGGTCTCGCAGAACCTCACGCAGCGCGTGCGGTGCCTCGTGCTCACCAAGGGCCTGCCCCACCGGATCGAGGACCACCAGGACACGCCCGCGGCGGCGCCGGTGGGCGACGACCCGCCGGGCATGATCGCCGAGATCCAGGCGAGCGACGCGACGTGCGCGAGCGTGGATTCGGAGTTGACGTTGCTGTACCACGACCTGGACGTGAACGAGGCCGGCGGGCAGGCCGACAGCCGCGCGGACGGCGCGATGCTCAACCCGTACTGGCGGCTGGGCACGCCGATCCGCCTGTATCCGCAGACGAACAACCAGGCGGCCAAGACGTACATCACGCGCCTGCCCGGGCCGGTCTACCTGCCCTCGGGATCGGGCGCGTCGATCCTGCTCCCGGGCGACATCATGCTCGTCGTGCGCCTCGACGGGCGCAGCGTGCCCGACATCGCATCGTCGCTCGCCCGCGCAGGCCGGGTGTACTACGACACGCTCGCGCACATCGCCACGTTCGACGAGAGCGGCGCCAACGGCGTGGCTGATGGCGGGCCCACCGACGAGCTCGACAACGCCGCGTCGCTGCTCAGCGCGCTGCGCGACGCGGACGACTACGAAACCACCCGCAACGAGCTGCAGAGCGACACGCGCTTCGCGCCGACGTTCGCGCGGTACAACGAACTGCTCGGCAGCACGCAGTTCTTCGTCGGCCCGCGCGTGGCGTGGCAGCCCACGGTGATCACCGTCGTCGAGCCGGTCGCGCTGGTCACGACGTACGGCTCGAATCACTTCGGCCTGCCCCTGACGACCGGCGGCGAGATCGCACGGACCATCTACGCGTCGAGCTACAACTACGCCGACGGCGCGATCTTCAACACGCTCGAGAGTTACAACGGGCGCGACCTGGGCGGCACCGGGCAGCTCAGCTTCGCGCCCCAGCAGCAGATCGCGGACTTCATCGCGGCGGGGGGCACCTTCGGGGTGGCGAGCGTCTGGGAGCCCCTCGCCGACAGCGCGCCCGACAGCCGCTACCTCGCCCGCAACTTCCTCCGCGGCAACCTCTCCTGGGCCGAGGCCGCGTGGAGCGCCATCCCGGGCCTCAGTTGGCAGCAGATCGCGATCGGCGATCCGCTCGCCCGCCCCCTGCGCAGCAGCGAGGACATCACCGGCGACCGGCGCGGCACCATCGACGACCTCTACGCCTGGGAGCAGACCCCGGCCGACGTCGACCGCAACGGCACGCCCAACGACGCCGACCGCGGGCTGGTGCTCCAGATGCTCCGGTCGTGGGAACGCGCCGAGATGCTCACCGGGCGCTAGCCGCCGACGCCCCGCCGGACCGCGGCGCCTCGCCCACGCGATCTTCCAGCACGAAGCGGCGTTCGTCGTACAGGCGCGCGAAGCGGGCGGCGTGCGAACCCTCCGTCGGCAGGCCCCGCCCGCACTCGATCAGCAGGTCCACCATGCCCTCGAAGTCGGCGGTCGCGATGAACTCGCGCTCGATGGTGGGGGGGCGGTCGTTCGTGCGCGCCTCCACCGCCGCCAGGTCGCCCATGTTGTGATAGTTGCCCAGCGGCAGGCACACGCACGTCGCGTCGAACCCCGCGTCGCAGAACACCGACGCCTCGCACGCGCCCCCCGCCATCAGCTTGCGCTGCCAGCGCCACGTTCGGTCCGCCGACGACACCACGTTCGAACGCGTCAGCGTGCCCTGCGCGATCTCCTCGGCCCGGCGCGCCACCGCGTCCGTCAGGCGGGGCGTGAAGATCGACAGCCGATCCCCCACCCGCACGATCGGCCCGCCCCCGATCGGCGATTCCGCGAAACTGCGGCTGTTCTCGAGCGCGATGACCGTCGAGCCCGCGGGGATCGTGCCCAGGCGGCACGCCGCGATTGCCCCCACGAACCCGATCTCCTCCGCCCGCGTCAGCAGCAGGCGCACGTCGCGCACCGGCCCCTCGCGCCGCAGCACGTCGAACGCGCCCAGCGCGCCCGCGAGCGCCGCCAGGTCGTCGCACGCGAGCGCGTGGAACAGCCCGTCGCGCTCCTCGGGCGCGGGCAGCGCCCAGATGCCCACGTCGCCCACCTTGAGGTCCCACCGCCCCTCGACCTCGCACAGCCACTGCTTGAACGGGCCCGGCGCATCGGCGGGGCCCGAGACCACGCCCGCGTGCCGCCGGTCGGCGGTGTCGTACACCTCGACCCGCGCGCCGCGGAAGTACGCGTCCATCACGCCCCCGCGGAACGACATCTGCACGACCCCAGGCGCGACGATGCGCTCCACCACGAAGCCGGGGTGGTCCATGTGGGCCGTGAAGTACAGCGGCGGGCCCGCGTCCGTCGGCGCGTGCGCCAGACGCAGCGTCAGGTTCCCCGCGCCGTCGCGCTCCAGCCGCACCTCCGGTCGCGTGGCGGCCCATTCCTCGATCCACGCGATCACCCGGAACTCACGCCCCGCCGCCGTCGGGATCGGCGTCAGATCGTGCAGCCAGCGGCGGTGAAGAGCACGGTCCTCGGGCGTCGTCATCAGCCCCAGCATATTGAATCGTGACACCCCGGGATGCACGCCCGGCCGGCGGGAGACTCGAAAAAACACGCGCCCCGGCGGAATCGTGAGAAGACCCGGGCGCGCCCGGTGTCTTTCGGGCCTTTCGCCCCCCCGGCCGCGGGCCGATACCGTCTGGCGCATGTCCGACACGCCGGGAAACACGGTCCGCATGGCGCCGGGGGTAGAGATCCCCGCCGACGCGATCACGTTCTCGTTCGTGTCGAGCTCGGGCCCGGGCGGGCAGAACGTGAACAAGCGGGCGACCAAGGCGGTGCTGCGCGTGCGCGTCGCGGACATCCCGATCCCCCCGGACGCGGGGGAGCGGCTGCGTCGGCTGGGGTCGATGTACCTGACCGGCGACGACGAACTGGTGATCGCCGCCGACGACCTGCGCTCGCAGGGGCGCAACCGCGACGACGCGATCGACCGGCTGCGGGAACTGGTGCGGGCGGCGCTGGTGCGCCCGAAGGTGCGGCGTGCGACCAAGCCGACCCGCGGCAGCCGCGAACGCCGCATCACCGAGAAGAAACAGCGGGGCGAGACGAAGCGCCGGCGCCAGGACCGCGCGGACTAGTCCCGGCGCGGCCGAGGGCGAGAGACGGTGCGCGGGCCCGGCACCCAGTGCGGTGAGACGCTGCGGGCGGTCTCGACGCGGCGGGTCTAGACGCCGAGCATTTCCTTCGCCGCCTTGACGATGTCGGTCGCGGTGAGCCCGCACGTCTGGAGGATTTCTTCGGGGGTGCGGGCGCTCTTGGGGATGCGCCGGACGTGGAGCTGGCGGAGCTTGAAGGCGTCGCCGGAGTCGAGCAGCGCGTCGGCGATGGCCGAGCCGATGCCGCCCCCGAAGTTGTCCTCGGCGCTCAGCACGAGCCCGTTGTTCTGGCCGACGACGTCGAGGAGGCGGTCGGCGTCGAAGGGGAGCGAGTAGAGGTCGATGAGGGTGGCGGCGATGCCGTCCTTGTCGAGCATCTCGATGGCCTTGTTGGCCTCGTGCACCATGTACCCCGCCGCGCAGATCGCGATGTCGCGCCCGTCGTTGAGCACCTCGAACCCGCCGAGGTTGAAGTCCACGTCGTCGCTGTAGATGAACTCGGTGTCGGGGCGGAGGGTGCGCATGTAGCAGACGCCCTCGTACTCGGCCATGGCGAGCGTCAGGGCGTACGCGGCGTACGCGTCGGCGGGCTGCAGCACGTAGCACCCCGGGTTGCCCCGATGGTCGCGCATCGTCGTGAACGAGCGGAACCACGCGACATCGGGGAGCGACATCTGGCTGGGCCCGTCGGCGGCGAGCGTGACGCCCGCGTGGCTGCCGATCACCTTCAGGTTCGCGCCGCTGTAGATCGCCATCTCGATCTGGTCGTACCCGCGGGCGACGAACTTCGCGAACGTCGAGCAGAAGGGCACCTTGCCCGCCAGCGCCATCCCAGCGCCCGCCGAGAACATGTTCTGCTCGGCGATCTTGCACTCGATGAAGCGAGCCGCGCACGCGGCGTCCTTGCGGAACATCTCGGCGAACGTCGAGTTCGAGACGTCGGCGTCGAGCACCACGACCCGCTCGTTGGTCTGGCCGAGAGCGCGCAGCGCGATCCCGTACGCGCGCCGGGTCGCCATGCTCCCGCTCTGGAGCAGGCTCTCCATGTCGTTGCGCTTCATGAACTCGCTGAGCGGGGGCGCCTCGCGGGGCTCGGGGGTCTGCGTGCTCAGCTC
Protein-coding regions in this window:
- a CDS encoding DUF167 domain-containing protein; the protein is MFVTDEPATPAAPQAPSAKGRRGSHSPPPGDSVGAPACLVRVKAVPGARRDEIVGPLGDRLKIRVAAPPEDGRANAAICALLASALDIASRRVGVVSGHASPLKTLRVEGLDAAAVRGAIADA
- a CDS encoding M20/M25/M40 family metallo-hydrolase translates to MTTPEDRALHRRWLHDLTPIPTAAGREFRVIAWIEEWAATRPEVRLERDGAGNLTLRLAHAPTDAGPPLYFTAHMDHPGFVVERIVAPGVVQMSFRGGVMDAYFRGARVEVYDTADRRHAGVVSGPADAPGPFKQWLCEVEGRWDLKVGDVGIWALPAPEERDGLFHALACDDLAALAGALGAFDVLRREGPVRDVRLLLTRAEEIGFVGAIAACRLGTIPAGSTVIALENSRSFAESPIGGGPIVRVGDRLSIFTPRLTDAVARRAEEIAQGTLTRSNVVSSADRTWRWQRKLMAGGACEASVFCDAGFDATCVCLPLGNYHNMGDLAAVEARTNDRPPTIEREFIATADFEGMVDLLIECGRGLPTEGSHAARFARLYDERRFVLEDRVGEAPRSGGASAASAR
- the arfB gene encoding alternative ribosome rescue aminoacyl-tRNA hydrolase ArfB; its protein translation is MSDTPGNTVRMAPGVEIPADAITFSFVSSSGPGGQNVNKRATKAVLRVRVADIPIPPDAGERLRRLGSMYLTGDDELVIAADDLRSQGRNRDDAIDRLRELVRAALVRPKVRRATKPTRGSRERRITEKKQRGETKRRRQDRAD
- a CDS encoding transketolase, giving the protein MSFEAAVHAQTIEIDRMSLEMCAAAGSGHPTSAMSIGHLVTVLMFSTMRWSPDYPDYPTSDRLVLSEGHAVPAVYAAAAKLGVMIGRDGANRRRLTTEDLRNLRAASSELEGHPNPMEGFPFFDAATGSLGQGLSVAAGLAEAARLDNLDRRIYCIIGDGEAREGQVAEALDFIIDRKLKNVLPIFNCNEYGQADRVSAQQSPEVLSAKLEATGFEVKVIDGHAPAQIKGAFDQFIAGTKSGKPLAIIARTIKGWGAASLQGNGWHGKPPTGDALKKCLTELDQKRVELTSSLANSDAFTIEPPPELSTQTPEPREAPPLSEFMKRNDMESLLQSGSMATRRAYGIALRALGQTNERVVVLDADVSNSTFAEMFRKDAACAARFIECKIAEQNMFSAGAGMALAGKVPFCSTFAKFVARGYDQIEMAIYSGANLKVIGSHAGVTLAADGPSQMSLPDVAWFRSFTTMRDHRGNPGCYVLQPADAYAAYALTLAMAEYEGVCYMRTLRPDTEFIYSDDVDFNLGGFEVLNDGRDIAICAAGYMVHEANKAIEMLDKDGIAATLIDLYSLPFDADRLLDVVGQNNGLVLSAEDNFGGGIGSAIADALLDSGDAFKLRQLHVRRIPKSARTPEEILQTCGLTATDIVKAAKEMLGV